The proteins below are encoded in one region of Vannielia litorea:
- a CDS encoding dihydrodipicolinate synthase family protein, translated as MSRVHEALAGISGILVTPYGPDGEIAPERLVPVIDRAVGAGVDILVVNGNTGEFYSLEEAEAARMCSSVVEMVDGRVPVFAGIGRSIREAERAARHAARAGADALMIHQTPDPFVSPRGYADYVKRVVEAGGGLPVMLYLRNDGMGPKAIAEICAIPGVAGVKWATTNALNLSRAIAESPEGVIWVAGLAEVWAPPMYAMGARGFTSGLINVWPERSVAIRDALAAGEYSGAGRLIEGMRVFEDIRAEEMGGTNVTGVKAALALQGLDCGACRPPGASALTERQAADLRGFMQEAVLL; from the coding sequence ATGAGCCGGGTGCACGAGGCGCTGGCCGGGATTTCGGGCATTCTCGTCACGCCCTATGGGCCCGATGGCGAGATCGCGCCGGAGCGGCTGGTGCCGGTCATCGACCGGGCCGTGGGCGCGGGCGTGGACATTCTCGTGGTCAACGGGAACACGGGCGAGTTCTACAGCCTGGAGGAGGCCGAGGCGGCGCGGATGTGCTCTTCGGTCGTGGAGATGGTCGACGGCCGCGTGCCGGTGTTTGCGGGCATCGGGCGGAGCATCCGCGAGGCGGAGCGGGCCGCGAGGCACGCGGCAAGGGCCGGCGCGGATGCGCTGATGATTCACCAGACACCCGACCCCTTCGTGAGCCCGCGCGGCTATGCCGATTACGTGAAGCGCGTGGTGGAGGCGGGCGGCGGCCTGCCGGTGATGCTCTATCTGCGCAACGACGGGATGGGGCCCAAGGCGATTGCCGAGATCTGCGCGATCCCCGGCGTGGCGGGGGTGAAATGGGCGACGACCAACGCGCTCAACCTCTCGCGGGCCATCGCGGAGAGCCCGGAGGGAGTGATCTGGGTCGCGGGACTGGCCGAGGTTTGGGCGCCGCCGATGTATGCGATGGGCGCGCGGGGGTTCACCTCCGGGCTGATCAACGTGTGGCCGGAGCGCTCGGTGGCGATCCGGGATGCGCTGGCGGCGGGGGAGTACTCCGGGGCCGGGCGGCTGATCGAGGGGATGCGGGTGTTCGAGGACATCCGCGCCGAGGAGATGGGCGGCACCAATGTGACCGGCGTGAAGGCCGCGCTGGCCCTGCAGGGGCTGGACTGCGGAGCGTGCAGGCCGCCAGGGGCATCGGCCCTGACCGAGCGGCAGGCGGCGGATTTGCGGGGCTTCATGCAGGAGGCGGTGTTGCTGTGA
- the araD gene encoding L-arabinonate dehydratase — translation MKKPEDLRSARWFAPDDLRSMGHRSRARQMGLDGNDWEGKPIIAVINTWSDLSPCHHHLRDRAEFVKKGVYQAGGMPVEMPVQSFSEQFLKPTSMLYRNFGAMEVEEVLRSHPIDGAVLLGGCDKSTPALVMGAISMGLPFVFMPAGAMLRGNYAGQKLGSGTDVWKYWDERRAGTIGKEEWDGVEGGIARSYGTCMTMGTASTMMSIAEGFGLCLPGASSIPAPDAGHKRMAAACGRRAVEMVWEDLTPEKIVTWEATRNAVRVAMATGCSTNAVIHLLAMARRAGIPLTLDEFDAIGREVPVLANLRPSGDTYLMEDFFYAGGLPALMAELGDKLELGAMTVTGKTVGENIAGAKNFNDDVIRPLSNPVYHEGSLAVLKGNLAPDGAVIKPAACNPDFWQHRGPALVADSYAELKEIINDEDHPMTPDTVLVLRNAGPQGGPGMPEWGMLPMPKALLKQGIRDMVRMSDARMSGTSYGACVLHIAPEAYVGGPLALLRTGDMVVLDIPGRKLEMEVSDEELAERRKAWQAPAPRYERGYGQMFSQHIEQADKGCDFDYLRTDFGAPVPEPEIN, via the coding sequence ATGAAAAAGCCCGAAGACCTTCGCTCCGCCCGCTGGTTTGCGCCCGATGACCTGCGCTCGATGGGTCACCGCTCCCGTGCCCGGCAGATGGGGCTGGATGGCAACGACTGGGAAGGCAAGCCGATCATCGCGGTGATCAACACATGGTCGGACCTCTCGCCCTGCCACCACCACCTGCGCGACCGCGCAGAGTTCGTGAAGAAGGGGGTTTACCAGGCGGGCGGGATGCCGGTGGAGATGCCGGTGCAGAGTTTCAGCGAGCAGTTCCTGAAGCCCACTTCGATGCTCTACCGCAACTTCGGCGCGATGGAGGTGGAGGAGGTGCTGCGGAGCCACCCGATCGACGGCGCGGTGCTGCTGGGCGGCTGCGACAAGTCCACCCCGGCGCTGGTGATGGGGGCGATCAGCATGGGCCTGCCCTTCGTCTTCATGCCCGCCGGCGCGATGCTGCGCGGCAATTACGCAGGGCAGAAGCTCGGCTCGGGCACGGATGTGTGGAAATACTGGGACGAGCGCCGCGCGGGCACCATCGGCAAGGAGGAGTGGGACGGCGTGGAGGGCGGCATTGCCCGCAGCTACGGCACCTGCATGACCATGGGCACCGCCTCGACGATGATGAGCATTGCCGAGGGCTTCGGACTGTGCCTGCCCGGCGCCTCCTCGATCCCCGCGCCCGACGCGGGCCACAAGCGGATGGCGGCGGCCTGCGGGCGGCGTGCGGTGGAGATGGTCTGGGAGGACCTGACGCCCGAGAAGATCGTGACCTGGGAGGCCACGCGCAACGCGGTGCGGGTGGCGATGGCGACCGGCTGCTCGACCAACGCGGTCATTCACCTGCTGGCGATGGCGCGGCGGGCGGGGATTCCGCTCACGCTCGACGAGTTCGACGCGATCGGCCGCGAGGTGCCGGTGCTGGCCAACCTGCGGCCCTCGGGCGACACCTACCTGATGGAGGATTTCTTCTATGCGGGCGGGTTGCCTGCGTTGATGGCCGAACTCGGCGACAAGCTGGAGCTGGGCGCGATGACGGTGACCGGCAAGACCGTGGGCGAGAACATCGCGGGTGCGAAGAACTTCAATGACGATGTGATCCGGCCGTTGAGCAATCCGGTCTACCATGAGGGCTCGCTGGCGGTGCTGAAGGGCAACCTTGCGCCCGATGGCGCGGTAATCAAGCCCGCTGCCTGCAACCCGGACTTCTGGCAACATCGCGGGCCCGCGCTGGTGGCCGACAGCTACGCCGAGCTGAAGGAGATCATCAACGACGAAGACCATCCGATGACGCCCGACACCGTTCTGGTGCTGCGCAACGCCGGTCCGCAGGGCGGGCCGGGGATGCCGGAGTGGGGGATGCTGCCGATGCCCAAGGCGCTGCTGAAGCAGGGCATTCGGGACATGGTGCGCATGAGCGACGCGCGGATGAGCGGCACGAGCTACGGGGCCTGCGTGCTGCATATCGCGCCCGAGGCCTATGTGGGCGGGCCGCTGGCGCTGCTCAGGACGGGCGACATGGTGGTGCTGGATATTCCGGGGCGAAAGCTGGAGATGGAAGTGTCGGACGAGGAGCTGGCCGAACGGCGCAAGGCCTGGCAGGCCCCTGCCCCGCGCTACGAGCGCGGCTATGGCCAGATGTTCAGCCAGCACATCGAACAGGCCGACAAGGGGTGCGACTTCGATTACCTGCGCACCGATTTCGGTGCCCCGGTGCCGGAGCCGGAAATCAACTAG
- a CDS encoding dihydroxy-acid dehydratase: MIGRDSHDDINGYGIWPWIGGIVLAAVIIWLMFTFAQPIS, translated from the coding sequence ATGATCGGACGCGACTCTCATGACGACATCAACGGCTATGGCATATGGCCCTGGATCGGGGGCATCGTGCTGGCGGCCGTCATCATATGGCTGATGTTCACCTTCGCCCAACCCATCTCCTGA